Proteins encoded by one window of Engraulis encrasicolus isolate BLACKSEA-1 chromosome 23, IST_EnEncr_1.0, whole genome shotgun sequence:
- the smad5 gene encoding mothers against decapentaplegic homolog 5 isoform X1 — protein MTSMSSLFSFTSPAVKRLLGWKQGDEEEKWAEKAVDALVKKLKKKKGAMEDLEKALSCPGQPSKCVTIPRSLDGRLQVSHRKGLPHVIYCRVWRWPDLQSHHELKPLDVCEYPFGSKQKEVCINPYHYKRVESPVLPPVLVPRHSEFNPQHSLLVQFRNLSHHEPHMPLNATFPESFQGGQGGGGGGQGGGGGGGGQGGGGQGQQHSSGSSLPISPNSPYPPSPTSSGTYPNSPASSGPSSPFQLPAADTPPPAYMPPDEQMGQDGSQSMETGSSMVPQNMPRGDVQPVEYEEPVHWCSIVYYELNNRVGEAYHASSTSVLVDGFTDPSNNKNRFCLGLLSNVNRNSTIENTRRHIGKGVHLYYVGGEVYAECLSDTSIFVQSRNCNYHHGFHPTTVCKIPSGCSLKIFNNQEFAQLLAQSVNHGFEAVYELTKMCTIRMSFVKGWGAEYHRQDVTSTPCWIEVHLHGPLQWLDKVLTQMGSPLNPISSVS, from the exons ATGACCTCCATGTCCAGCCTGTTCTCCTTCACCAGCCCGGCGGTGAAGCGCCTGCTGGGCTGGAAacagggggatgaagaggagaagtgGGCGGAGAAGGCGGTGGACGCGCTGGTCAAgaagctgaagaagaagaagggcgCCATGGAGGACCTGGAGAAGGCCCTCAGCTGCCCGGGCCAGCCCAGCAAGTGCGTCACCATCCCGCGCTCGCTGGACGGCCGGCTGCAGGTGTCCCACCGCAAAGGGCTGCCGCACGTCATCTACTGCCGCGTGTGGCGCTGGCCCGACCTGCAGTCGCACCACGAGCTCAAGCCGCTGGACGTGTGCGAGTACCCGTTCGGCTCCAAGCAGAAGGAGGTCTGCATCAACCCCTACCACTACAAGCGCGTGGAGAGCCCAG tcctcCCTCCAGTGCTGGTGCCGCGCCACAGCGAGTTCAACCCGCAGCACAGCCTCCTGGTGCAGTTCCGCAACCTGAGCCACCACGAGCCCCACATGCCGCTCAACGCCACCTTCCCCGAGTCCTTCCAGGGCGGGCAGGGTGGTGGCGGCGGAGGGCAGggtggtggcggaggaggaggagggcaggggggCGGGGGCCAgggacagcagcacagcagcggcAGCTCTCTGCCCATCTCGCCCAACTCTCCGTACCCGCCCTCGCCAACCAGCAGCGGCACCTACCCCAACTCCCCAGCCAGCTCGGGGCCCTCCAGCCCTTTCCAGCTGCCAG caGCTGACACACCCCCGCCTGCCTACATGCCCCCTGATGAACAGATGGGCCAGGACGGCTCCCAGTCCATGGAGACCGGCAGCAGCATGGTACCCCAGAACATGCCCAGAGGAG ACGTGCAGCCAGTTGAGTACGAGGAGCCTGTGCACTGGTGCTCCATCGTCTACTACGAGCTGAACAACCGGGTGGGCGAGGCCTACCACGCCTCCTCCACCAGCGTGCTTGTGGACGGCTTCACCGACCCCTCCAACAACAAGAACCGCTTCTGCCTGGGCCTGCTCTCTAACGTCAACCGCAACTCCACCATCGAGAACACCCGCAGGCACATTGGCAAAG gtgTCCACCTCTACTACGTGGGCGGCGAGGTGTACGCCGAGTGCCTGAGCGACACCAGTATCTTTGTCCAGAGCCGCAACTGCAACTACCACCACGGCTTCCACCCCACCACCGTCTGCAAGATCCCCAGCGGCTGTAGCCTGAAGATCTTCAACAACCAGGAGTTCGCCCAGCTGCTGGCCCAGTCCGTCAACCACGGCTTCGAGGCCGTCTACGAGCTCACCAAGATGTGCACCATCCGCATGAGCTTCGTCAAG
- the smad5 gene encoding mothers against decapentaplegic homolog 5 isoform X2, with amino-acid sequence MTSMSSLFSFTSPAVKRLLGWKQGDEEEKWAEKAVDALVKKLKKKKGAMEDLEKALSCPGQPSKCVTIPRSLDGRLQVSHRKGLPHVIYCRVWRWPDLQSHHELKPLDVCEYPFGSKQKEVCINPYHYKRVESPVLPPVLVPRHSEFNPQHSLLVQFRNLSHHEPHMPLNATFPESFQGGQGGGGGGQGGGGGGGGQGGGGQGQQHSSGSSLPISPNSPYPPSPTSSGTYPNSPASSGPSSPFQLPADTPPPAYMPPDEQMGQDGSQSMETGSSMVPQNMPRGDVQPVEYEEPVHWCSIVYYELNNRVGEAYHASSTSVLVDGFTDPSNNKNRFCLGLLSNVNRNSTIENTRRHIGKGVHLYYVGGEVYAECLSDTSIFVQSRNCNYHHGFHPTTVCKIPSGCSLKIFNNQEFAQLLAQSVNHGFEAVYELTKMCTIRMSFVKGWGAEYHRQDVTSTPCWIEVHLHGPLQWLDKVLTQMGSPLNPISSVS; translated from the exons ATGACCTCCATGTCCAGCCTGTTCTCCTTCACCAGCCCGGCGGTGAAGCGCCTGCTGGGCTGGAAacagggggatgaagaggagaagtgGGCGGAGAAGGCGGTGGACGCGCTGGTCAAgaagctgaagaagaagaagggcgCCATGGAGGACCTGGAGAAGGCCCTCAGCTGCCCGGGCCAGCCCAGCAAGTGCGTCACCATCCCGCGCTCGCTGGACGGCCGGCTGCAGGTGTCCCACCGCAAAGGGCTGCCGCACGTCATCTACTGCCGCGTGTGGCGCTGGCCCGACCTGCAGTCGCACCACGAGCTCAAGCCGCTGGACGTGTGCGAGTACCCGTTCGGCTCCAAGCAGAAGGAGGTCTGCATCAACCCCTACCACTACAAGCGCGTGGAGAGCCCAG tcctcCCTCCAGTGCTGGTGCCGCGCCACAGCGAGTTCAACCCGCAGCACAGCCTCCTGGTGCAGTTCCGCAACCTGAGCCACCACGAGCCCCACATGCCGCTCAACGCCACCTTCCCCGAGTCCTTCCAGGGCGGGCAGGGTGGTGGCGGCGGAGGGCAGggtggtggcggaggaggaggagggcaggggggCGGGGGCCAgggacagcagcacagcagcggcAGCTCTCTGCCCATCTCGCCCAACTCTCCGTACCCGCCCTCGCCAACCAGCAGCGGCACCTACCCCAACTCCCCAGCCAGCTCGGGGCCCTCCAGCCCTTTCCAGCTGCCAG CTGACACACCCCCGCCTGCCTACATGCCCCCTGATGAACAGATGGGCCAGGACGGCTCCCAGTCCATGGAGACCGGCAGCAGCATGGTACCCCAGAACATGCCCAGAGGAG ACGTGCAGCCAGTTGAGTACGAGGAGCCTGTGCACTGGTGCTCCATCGTCTACTACGAGCTGAACAACCGGGTGGGCGAGGCCTACCACGCCTCCTCCACCAGCGTGCTTGTGGACGGCTTCACCGACCCCTCCAACAACAAGAACCGCTTCTGCCTGGGCCTGCTCTCTAACGTCAACCGCAACTCCACCATCGAGAACACCCGCAGGCACATTGGCAAAG gtgTCCACCTCTACTACGTGGGCGGCGAGGTGTACGCCGAGTGCCTGAGCGACACCAGTATCTTTGTCCAGAGCCGCAACTGCAACTACCACCACGGCTTCCACCCCACCACCGTCTGCAAGATCCCCAGCGGCTGTAGCCTGAAGATCTTCAACAACCAGGAGTTCGCCCAGCTGCTGGCCCAGTCCGTCAACCACGGCTTCGAGGCCGTCTACGAGCTCACCAAGATGTGCACCATCCGCATGAGCTTCGTCAAG